A single genomic interval of Rosistilla ulvae harbors:
- a CDS encoding DUF1559 domain-containing protein gives MFGFRHNRLNSRGFTLVELLVVIAIIGILVGLLLPAVQAAREAARRMQCSNNIKQIGLAVHNYHDTFKTFPPGALLPGTNCNTVAPSEPIMNHTAYQMLLPFLELNNLYEKFNFSLPSGKSLYVGANGCAAATPTTDQLALVTSPVAAFLCPSDPGPEQGDDNHSFSMAKTAYRTSYALVSHQNDPSWTKSWKAETHPAKGVWGPNGAARFRDITDGTSNTCAIVEAPLQKKGGEKWNGPYWNTYTYTYWAVIYNRGLNVIVADTPPGVTRNGAGSSHVSGAMIMLCDGSVRFLSENVDQIGVLNALVSARGGEVLASF, from the coding sequence ATGTTTGGTTTCCGACACAACCGATTGAACAGCCGCGGTTTTACGCTGGTTGAATTGCTGGTTGTCATTGCGATCATCGGTATTCTTGTCGGACTATTGCTGCCAGCTGTTCAAGCGGCTCGCGAAGCGGCTCGCCGGATGCAGTGTTCGAACAATATTAAACAGATCGGATTGGCGGTTCATAACTACCACGACACCTTCAAAACATTTCCGCCTGGAGCGCTCCTGCCAGGTACCAACTGTAATACCGTTGCACCTTCGGAGCCGATCATGAATCACACGGCATACCAGATGTTGTTGCCGTTTCTGGAACTCAACAATTTGTATGAGAAGTTCAATTTCAGTCTGCCAAGTGGAAAATCGTTATATGTCGGTGCCAACGGTTGTGCCGCTGCGACACCAACCACAGATCAATTGGCCTTAGTAACCAGTCCCGTGGCCGCGTTTTTGTGTCCTTCGGATCCGGGACCAGAACAGGGGGATGACAACCATTCATTTTCGATGGCAAAAACTGCCTATCGAACGAGTTACGCATTAGTGTCGCATCAAAATGACCCTTCCTGGACCAAGTCGTGGAAAGCAGAGACCCATCCTGCAAAAGGTGTCTGGGGCCCCAATGGAGCCGCACGTTTCCGCGACATCACCGATGGCACTAGCAACACATGTGCGATTGTCGAAGCTCCGTTGCAAAAGAAAGGTGGGGAAAAGTGGAATGGACCCTATTGGAACACTTACACCTATACCTACTGGGCCGTCATCTATAATCGTGGTCTGAACGTGATTGTTGCTGATACGCCGCCAGGCGTCACTCGCAACGGTGCTGGCAGCTCGCATGTCAGCGGGGCGATGATCATGCTGTGCGATGGTTCGGTGCGATTCCTAAGTGAGAACGTCGATCAAATCGGCGTCCTAAACGCGTTGGTATCCGCGCGTGGTGGAGAGGTTCTCGCGTCCTTTTAG